In Mus caroli chromosome 19, CAROLI_EIJ_v1.1, whole genome shotgun sequence, a genomic segment contains:
- the LOC110285976 gene encoding olfactory receptor 1S1-like has protein sequence MNMDQGNQTTISEFILLGLSNQVEKQKLIFVIFLSMYLVTVVGNSLIILAIGLDIHLHTPMYLFLANLSFADISSSSTSVPKMLMNIQTNSQSISYEGCITQMYFSIVFVVIDNFLLGVMAYDRYVAICHPLNYTNIMHPRFCLLLSFCPWALSNIVALTHTLLANQLIFCNHNTIQHFFCDLAPLIKLSCSDAMINELVKFIVGLSVITFPFALILFSYVCIIRDVLRISSTEGKWKAFSTCGSHLTIVFLFYGTIVGVYFFPSSTHPEDTDKIGAVLFTVVTPMLNPFIYSLRNKDMKGALRKLINKSHLLPLMS, from the coding sequence ATGAATATGGATCAAGGAAACCAAACCACCATCTCTGAATTCATCCTCCTGGGTCTCTCCAACCAGGTTGAGAAGCAAAAACTCATCTTTGTGATTTTCTTGAGTATGTACCTGGTCACTGTGGTTGGAAACAGTCTCATAATTCTGGCCATTGGTTTGGATATACATCTTCATACCCCGATGTATCTTTTCCTTGCCAACCTATCTTTTGCTGATATTTCCTCCTCTTCGACCTCAGTCCCGAAAATGCTGATGAATATTCAGACCAATAGTCAATCCATTTCCTATGAGGGCTGCATTACACAGATGTACTTTTCTATTGTGTTTGTTGTGATTGACAATTTTCTTTTGGGGGTAATGGCTTATGATCGATATGTGGCTATCTGCCACCCTCTGAATTATACAAACATCATGCACCCCAGGTTCTGTCTTTTACTCTCTTTCTGTCCGTGGGCTCTAAGCAATATTGTTGCCCTGACACATACTCTTCTGGCCAATCAATTGATTTTTTGCAACCATAACACTATCCAACACTTCTTCTGTGACTTGGCCCCTCTGATCAAACTTTCCTGCTCAGATGCAATGATCAATGAACTTGTAAAATTTATTGTGGGGTTATCAGTCATCACCTTTCCCTTTGCCCTCATTCTCTTCTCCTATGTCTGCATCATCAGGGATGTACTCAGAATTTCATCCACGGAAGGAAAGTGGAAAGCCTTCTCTACCTGTGGCTCTCACCTGACAATTGTATTCCTTTTCTATGGTACCATTGTAGGAGTTTACTTTTTCCCTTCTTCCACTCACCCTGAGGACACAGACAAGATTGGTGCAGTACTCTTCACAGTGGTGACACCCATGTTGAACCCTTTCATCTATAGCCTGAGAAATAAGGACATGAAAGGTGCCCTTAGGAAGCTCATCAATAAAAGTCATTTGCTCCCTTTGATGTCATGA
- the LOC110286083 gene encoding olfactory receptor 10Q1-like, whose translation MVDRNPFFNKSGPPEFVFRVLTNVPEFQAILFTFFFLLYLMILCGNTTIIWVVCNHSSLHTPMYFFLGSLSFVEICYITDVVPMILSNIFGDQKPISLAGCGTQMFFFSVFGCTDCFLLTVMAYDRYVAICHPLHYNLIMTQKLCVQMVIGSLSLALLLSLELTAFTFTLPFCRHRLEINHFLCDVAPIMRLACADIHVNQAVLYVVSILVLTVPFLLIFISYVFIASTILRMHSAEGRQRAFSTCSSHLTVVLLQYGCCSLVYLRPRSSTSEDEDRQIALVYIFGTPLLNPLIYTLRNKDIKDALRNSFFHVPASDTS comes from the coding sequence atGGTGGATAGAAACCCTTTCTTCAACAAATCTGGTCCACCAGAGTTCGTGTTCCGTGTCTTAACCAATGTTCCGGAATTTCAAGCAatcctcttcaccttcttcttcctcctctatttGATGATCCTCTGTGGCAATACCACCATTATTTGGGTGGTGTGCAACCACAGCTCCCTGCAcactcccatgtactttttcctggGCAGTCTGTCATTTGTGGAAATCTGCTACATCACAGATGTGGTGCCCATGATTCTTTCCAACATATTTGGAGACCAGAAACCCATATCACTGGCTGGTTGTGGAAcacaaatgttctttttctctgtctttggctGTACAGATTGTTTTCTCTTGACAGTCATGGCTTATGACAGATATGTGGCCATCTGCCACCCACTACACTACAACCTCATCATGACCCAGAAACTGTGTGTTCAGATGGTAATAGGCTCTTTGAGCTTGGCACTTCTTCTCTCCTTGGAGCTTACTGCCTTTACCTTCACATTGCCGTTCTGTAGACACCGCCTTGAAATCAACCACTTCCTCTGCGATGTGGCTCCTATTATGCGCCTGGCCTGTGCTGACATCCATGtgaaccaggcagtcctctatgTAGTTAGTATCCTAGTTCTGACAGTCCCATTCTTGCTAATTTTCATCTCTTATGTGTTCATTGCTTCTACCATTCTACGAATGCATTCTGCAGAGGGACGCCAGAGGGCATTCTCCACCTGTTCCTCCCATCTCACTGTGGTTTTGCTACAATATGGCTGTTGTAGTCTAGTGTACCTGAGACCCCGCTCCAGCACCTCAGAGGATGAGGATCGCCAAATTGCCCTGGTTTATATCTTCGGTACTCCATTACTAAACCCTCTGATTTACACCCTTAGGAATAAAGATATCAAAGATGCTCTGAGGAACTCTTTCTTCCATGTACCAGCTTCTGACACTAGTTGA
- the LOC110285940 gene encoding olfactory receptor 10Q1-like, with the protein MLTGKSVFNQSGTTEFVFRVFTTVPEFQALLFLLFLLLYLMILCGNTAIIWVVCTHSALHTPMYFFLSSLSVLEICYTTDVVPLMLSNIFGAHKPISLAGCGTQMFFFVTLGSTDCFLLAVMAYDRYVAICHPLHYSLIMTKKLCVQMVMGSLSLALFLSLQLTALIFTLPFCGHDREINHFLCDVPPVLRLACADIHVHQAVLYVVGILVLTVPFLLICISYVFIASTILRMRSAEGRQRAFSTCSSHLTVVLLQYGCCSLVYLRPRSSTSEDEDRQIALVYTFVTPLLNPLIYTLRNKDVKGALKNSIFHKAV; encoded by the coding sequence ATGCTGACTGGGAAATCTGTCTTCAATCAATCTGGGACCACTGAGTTTGTGTTCCGTGTCTTCACCACTGTTCCTGAATTCCaggctcttctcttcctcctcttcctcctgctgtaTTTGATGATCCTCTGTGGTAATACAGCCATCATCTGGGTAGTGTGCACCCACAGTGccctgcacacacccatgtatttcttcctcagtagtctgtctgtcttggaaaTCTGCTACACCACAGATGTGGTGCCCTTGATGCTTTCTAACATCTTTGGGGCCCACAAACCCATATCACTGGCTGGTTGTGGGACACAAATGTTCTTCTTTGTAACTCTaggaagcactgactgctttctctTGGCAGTCATGGCCTATGATaggtatgtggccatctgccACCCTCTACACTACAGcctcatcatgaccaagaagctgtGTGTCCAGATGGTGATGGGCTCTTTGAGCTTGGCACTGTTTCTTTCCCTGCAGCTCACTGCCTTAATTTTCACCTTGCCCTTCTGTGGACATGACCGGGAAATCAACCACTTTCTCTGTGATGTGCCTCCAGTTCTGCGCCTTGCCTGTGCTGACATTCATGTgcaccaggcagtcctctacgtAGTGGGCATCTTGGTGCTGACAGTCCCATTCCTGCTGATTTGTATCTCATATGTGTTCATTGCTTCTACAATTCTTCGCATGCGCTCTGCAGAGGGTCGCCAGAGAGCCTTCTCTACCTgctcctcccacctcactgtggTCTTGCTGCAGTATGGTTGCTGCAGCCTTGTATATCTGAGGCCCCGCTCCAGCACCTCAGAGGATGAGGACCGCCAAATTGCCCTGGTCTACACCTTTGTCACCCCATTACTCAATCCTCTGATTTACACCCTTCGGAATAAAGATGTGAAAGGTGCGCTGAAGAACTCCATCTTCCATAAGGCAGTCTGA